One part of the Streptomyces nigra genome encodes these proteins:
- a CDS encoding ABC transporter ATP-binding protein, whose translation MIELSGLTKRYGEKVAVNNLSFTVRPGIVTGFLGPNGAGKSTTMRMVLGLDHPTAGDVRIDGRHYQELKDPLTYIGALLEAKAWHGGRSAYNHLLCLAQSNGIPDARVREVLETVGLTAVARKKTKGFSMGMGQRLGIAAALLGDPRILMFDEPVNGLDPEGIHWIRNLMKSLAAQGRTVFVSSHLMSEMALTADHLVVIGQGRLLADTSMADFIARNSRAYVRIRSPQRERLLDLLHTEGVTPVEAGDGALEVDGATSERIGELAARHQIVLHELSTQQASLEEAFMQLTAESVEYHAHTGQAPAPPPERQQAWGEGWRRN comes from the coding sequence ATGATCGAGCTGTCGGGGCTGACCAAGCGGTACGGCGAGAAGGTGGCGGTGAACAACCTGTCCTTCACCGTCAGACCGGGCATCGTCACGGGCTTCCTCGGCCCGAACGGCGCGGGCAAGTCGACGACGATGCGGATGGTGCTGGGCCTGGACCATCCGACGGCCGGTGACGTCCGTATCGACGGCCGGCACTACCAGGAGCTCAAGGACCCGCTGACGTACATCGGCGCCCTGCTGGAGGCGAAGGCCTGGCACGGCGGCCGCAGCGCCTACAACCATCTGCTGTGTCTCGCGCAGAGCAACGGCATCCCGGATGCCCGGGTCCGCGAGGTGCTGGAGACGGTCGGCCTGACCGCGGTCGCCCGCAAGAAGACCAAGGGCTTCTCGATGGGCATGGGGCAGCGCCTGGGCATCGCGGCCGCGCTGCTCGGCGACCCCCGGATCCTGATGTTCGACGAGCCGGTCAACGGCCTCGACCCCGAGGGCATCCACTGGATCCGCAATCTGATGAAGTCGCTGGCCGCGCAGGGCCGTACGGTCTTCGTCTCCTCACATCTGATGAGCGAGATGGCGCTGACCGCCGACCACCTCGTCGTCATCGGGCAGGGCCGGCTGCTCGCCGACACCTCCATGGCCGACTTCATCGCCCGCAACTCCCGGGCGTACGTCCGCATCCGCAGCCCCCAGCGGGAGCGGCTGCTCGACCTGTTGCACACCGAGGGCGTCACCCCGGTCGAGGCGGGCGACGGCGCGCTGGAGGTCGACGGCGCCACGTCCGAGCGGATCGGGGAGCTGGCGGCGCGGCACCAGATCGTGCTGCACGAGCTGAGCACCCAGCAGGCGTCCCTGGAGGAGGCCTTCATGCAGCTGACCGCGGAGTCGGTCGAGTACCACGCGCACACCGGTCAGGCCCCGGCCCCGCCGCCTGAGCGGCAGCAGGCGTGGGGCGAGGGCTGGAGGAGGAACTGA
- the scy gene encoding polarized growth protein Scy codes for MRGYERQEREPAADVDHLSRFEAEMDRLKTEREKAIQHAEDLGYQVEVLRAKLHEARRTIMSRPAFDGGDIGYQAEQLLRNAQVQADQLRQEAERELSQARAQTQRILQEHAEQAARLQAELHQEAVTRRQQLDQELAERRQTVESHVNENVAWAEQLRARTEQQARRLLDESRAEAEQALSAARAEAERLAGEARRRLTDAAEEARTEAEQILRRARTDAERLLNAASTQAQEATDHAEQLRSSTVNESDAARRQALELSRAAEQRMAEAEEALRKAQSEAEKLVTEAKAAAEKTLSGAESANEQRMRTAKEQVARLVEEATKEAENTKADAEQVIADARAEAEKVLAEAAEKARTLTAEESATQLSKAAKTAEDVLNKAQQEAQNTTKAAVEEAERIRREAETEADRLRAEAHDIAEQLKGAAKDDTKEYRAKTVELQEEARRLRGEAEQLRSEAVAEGEKIRAEARKEAVQQIEEAAKTAEELLAKAKQDADDLRQKATTDSEKVRTEAIERATTLRRQAEETLQRTRQEAERHREEVVEQAEGIKADAERAAQELREETERGVEARRAEAAEELTRLHTEAEQRLAAAEEALRDAREEAARIRREAAEETDRLRGEAAERIRTLQQQAEEEADRLRTEAASDASASRAEGEAVAVRLRSEAAAEAERLRSEAQESADRVRAEAQAAAERLATEASETLAAAQEEAGRRRREAEELLGSARQEADQERERAREQSEELLASARNRVEEAQTEAERLVEEADRRATEMVSAAEQHAQQVRDSVTGLHEQAQEEIAGLRSAAEHAAERTRREAEEEADRVRSDAYAERERAGEDAARLRREAKEETEAAKSLAERTVGEAIAEADRLRTEATEHAQRLRTEASDTIAEADQAASRTRADAREDANRIRSDAAEQADTLITEARSEAERLQSETIAEADRMLAEAHAKAEELRAEAADTVGSAQQHAERVRSESERVRAEAAAEAERLVATAREEAERTLDEARKDANKRRSEAAEQVDTLITETTAEADKLLTEAQQQAHKTTADAEAQADTMVGAARKEAERLVAEATVEGNTAVEKARTDADELLVGARRDATAIRERAEELRDRITSEIEQLHERARREAAETMKSTGDRCDALIKAAEEQLSKAQAKAKELVSEANSEAGKVRIAAVKKAEGLLKEAEQKRATLIREAEELKAEAIREAKATVEEGKRELEVLVRRREDINAEISRVQDVLEALESFEAPGGAKDGGVKAGATVGAPRSGGKASDG; via the coding sequence GTGCGGGGCTACGAACGCCAGGAGCGAGAGCCGGCGGCTGACGTCGACCACCTCTCTCGGTTCGAGGCCGAGATGGATCGGCTGAAGACCGAGCGGGAGAAGGCGATCCAGCACGCCGAGGACCTCGGCTACCAGGTCGAGGTGCTGCGCGCCAAGCTTCACGAGGCGCGCCGCACCATCATGTCCCGGCCCGCCTTCGACGGCGGTGACATCGGATACCAGGCCGAGCAGTTGCTGCGCAACGCCCAGGTGCAGGCCGACCAGCTGCGCCAGGAGGCCGAGCGCGAGCTGAGCCAGGCCCGCGCGCAGACGCAGCGCATCCTCCAGGAGCACGCCGAGCAGGCCGCCCGGCTCCAGGCCGAGCTGCACCAGGAGGCGGTCACCCGCCGCCAGCAGCTGGACCAGGAGCTCGCCGAGCGCCGGCAGACCGTCGAGTCGCACGTCAACGAGAACGTGGCCTGGGCGGAGCAGCTGCGCGCCCGCACCGAGCAGCAGGCCCGCCGGCTGCTGGACGAGTCGCGCGCCGAGGCCGAGCAGGCCCTGTCGGCCGCCCGCGCCGAGGCCGAGCGGCTGGCCGGAGAGGCCCGCCGCCGGCTGACGGACGCCGCCGAGGAGGCCCGTACCGAGGCGGAGCAGATCCTGCGCCGGGCACGGACCGACGCCGAGCGCCTGCTGAACGCCGCCTCCACCCAGGCCCAGGAGGCCACCGACCACGCCGAGCAGCTGCGCAGCTCCACGGTCAACGAGTCGGACGCCGCCCGCCGCCAGGCCCTCGAGCTCAGCCGGGCCGCCGAGCAGCGCATGGCCGAGGCCGAGGAGGCGCTGCGCAAGGCGCAGTCCGAGGCGGAGAAGCTGGTCACCGAGGCCAAGGCGGCCGCCGAGAAGACGCTGTCCGGGGCCGAGTCGGCCAACGAGCAGCGCATGCGCACGGCCAAGGAGCAGGTCGCCCGGCTGGTCGAGGAGGCCACCAAGGAGGCCGAGAACACCAAGGCCGACGCCGAGCAGGTCATCGCCGACGCCCGCGCGGAGGCCGAGAAGGTCCTCGCGGAGGCCGCCGAGAAGGCCCGCACGCTCACCGCCGAGGAGAGCGCGACCCAGCTGTCCAAGGCGGCCAAGACCGCCGAGGACGTGCTCAACAAGGCGCAGCAGGAGGCGCAGAACACCACCAAGGCCGCCGTCGAGGAGGCCGAGCGGATCCGCCGGGAGGCGGAGACCGAGGCGGACCGGCTGCGCGCCGAGGCGCACGACATCGCCGAGCAGCTCAAGGGCGCGGCGAAGGACGACACCAAGGAGTACCGGGCCAAGACGGTCGAGCTCCAGGAGGAGGCCCGCCGGCTGCGCGGCGAGGCCGAGCAGCTGCGCTCGGAGGCCGTCGCCGAGGGCGAGAAGATCCGCGCGGAGGCCCGCAAGGAGGCCGTCCAGCAGATCGAGGAGGCGGCCAAGACCGCCGAGGAGCTGCTGGCCAAGGCCAAGCAGGACGCGGACGACCTGCGCCAGAAGGCCACCACGGACAGCGAGAAGGTCCGCACCGAGGCCATCGAGCGGGCGACGACGCTGCGCCGGCAGGCCGAGGAGACGCTGCAGCGCACCCGGCAGGAGGCCGAGCGGCACCGCGAGGAGGTCGTCGAGCAGGCCGAGGGCATCAAGGCCGACGCCGAGCGGGCCGCGCAGGAGCTGCGCGAGGAGACCGAGCGCGGCGTCGAGGCGCGCCGCGCGGAGGCCGCCGAGGAGCTGACGCGGCTTCACACCGAGGCCGAGCAGCGGCTCGCGGCGGCCGAGGAGGCCCTGCGCGACGCCCGTGAGGAGGCCGCCCGTATCCGCCGGGAGGCCGCCGAGGAGACCGACCGGCTGCGCGGCGAGGCGGCCGAGCGGATCCGTACGCTCCAGCAGCAGGCCGAGGAGGAGGCCGACCGGCTGCGCACCGAGGCCGCGTCGGACGCGTCGGCGTCCCGTGCCGAGGGTGAGGCCGTCGCCGTACGGCTGCGGTCGGAGGCCGCGGCCGAGGCCGAACGGCTGAGGTCGGAGGCCCAGGAGAGTGCCGACCGGGTACGTGCCGAGGCGCAGGCCGCCGCCGAGCGGCTGGCCACGGAGGCGTCGGAGACGCTGGCCGCCGCCCAGGAGGAGGCCGGCCGGCGCCGCCGCGAGGCCGAGGAACTGCTCGGTTCCGCACGCCAGGAGGCCGACCAGGAGCGCGAGCGGGCCCGCGAGCAGAGCGAGGAACTGCTGGCCTCCGCCCGCAATCGGGTGGAGGAGGCGCAGACCGAGGCCGAGCGCCTGGTCGAGGAGGCCGACCGGCGCGCCACCGAGATGGTGTCGGCGGCCGAGCAGCACGCGCAGCAGGTCCGCGACTCCGTGACCGGGCTGCACGAGCAGGCCCAGGAGGAGATCGCCGGGCTGCGCAGCGCCGCCGAGCACGCGGCCGAGCGCACCCGTCGCGAGGCCGAGGAGGAGGCGGACCGGGTCCGTTCCGACGCCTACGCCGAGCGGGAGCGGGCCGGCGAGGACGCCGCGCGGCTGCGGCGCGAGGCCAAGGAGGAGACGGAGGCCGCCAAGTCGCTGGCCGAGCGCACGGTCGGCGAGGCCATCGCCGAGGCGGACCGGCTGCGCACGGAGGCCACCGAGCACGCCCAGCGGCTGCGCACCGAGGCGTCCGACACGATCGCGGAGGCGGACCAGGCGGCGTCCCGGACCCGGGCGGACGCCCGCGAGGACGCCAACCGCATCCGCTCGGACGCGGCGGAGCAGGCCGACACGCTCATCACCGAGGCCCGTTCCGAGGCGGAGCGGCTGCAGTCGGAGACGATCGCCGAGGCCGACCGGATGCTGGCCGAGGCGCACGCCAAGGCCGAGGAGCTGCGCGCGGAGGCCGCGGACACGGTCGGGTCGGCGCAGCAGCACGCCGAGCGGGTCCGCAGCGAGTCGGAGCGGGTGCGGGCCGAGGCGGCCGCGGAGGCGGAGCGTCTGGTGGCCACGGCCCGCGAGGAGGCCGAGCGCACCCTGGACGAGGCCCGCAAGGACGCCAACAAGCGGCGTTCGGAGGCGGCCGAGCAGGTCGACACGCTCATCACGGAGACCACCGCCGAGGCGGACAAGCTGCTCACCGAGGCGCAGCAGCAGGCGCACAAGACGACCGCGGACGCCGAGGCGCAGGCCGACACGATGGTGGGCGCGGCCCGCAAGGAGGCCGAGCGGCTGGTCGCCGAGGCGACGGTCGAGGGCAACACCGCGGTGGAGAAGGCCCGTACGGACGCCGACGAACTGCTGGTCGGGGCCCGCCGGGACGCCACCGCGATCCGGGAGCGGGCCGAGGAGCTGCGCGACCGCATCACCAGCGAGATCGAGCAGCTGCACGAGCGCGCCCGGCGGGAGGCCGCCGAGACGATGAAGTCGACCGGCGACCGCTGCGACGCGCTCATCAAGGCGGCCGAGGAGCAGTTGTCCAAGGCGCAGGCGAAGGCCAAGGAGCTGGTGTCGGAGGCCAACTCCGAGGCGGGCAAGGTCCGTATCGCCGCGGTGAAGAAGGCCGAGGGGCTGCTCAAGGAGGCCGAGCAGAAGCGGGCGACGCTGATCCGCGAGGCCGAGGAGCTGAAGGCGGAGGCGATCCGCGAGGCCAAGGCCACGGTCGAGGAGGGCAAGCGCGAGCTGGAGGTCCTCGTCCGGCGCCGCGAGGACATCAACGCCGAGATCTCACGCGTCCAGGATGTGCTGGAGGCGCTCGAGTCCTTCGAGGCTCCGGGCGGCGCGAAGGACGGCGGGGTCAAGGCGGGGGCGACCGTGGGGGCTCCCCGATCGGGTGGCAAGGCGTCCGACGGCTAG
- the mce gene encoding methylmalonyl-CoA epimerase has protein sequence MLTRIDHIGIACFDLDKTVEFYRATYGFEVFHSEVNEEQGVREAMLKINDTSDGGASYLQLLEPTRPDSTVAKWLDKNGEGVHHIAFGTADVDGDAAAIKEKGVRVLYEEPRRGSMGSRITFLHPKDCHGVLTELVTSAPVESPEH, from the coding sequence ATGCTGACGCGAATCGACCACATCGGAATCGCCTGCTTCGATCTCGACAAGACCGTCGAGTTCTACCGGGCCACCTACGGCTTCGAGGTCTTCCACTCCGAGGTCAACGAGGAGCAGGGCGTCCGCGAGGCCATGCTCAAGATCAACGACACCTCCGACGGCGGCGCCTCCTACCTGCAGCTTCTCGAGCCGACCCGCCCGGACTCCACCGTGGCGAAGTGGCTCGACAAGAACGGCGAGGGCGTCCACCACATCGCCTTCGGCACCGCCGACGTGGACGGCGACGCCGCCGCGATCAAGGAAAAGGGCGTGCGCGTGCTCTACGAAGAGCCGCGGCGCGGCTCCATGGGGTCACGCATCACGTTCCTGCACCCCAAGGATTGTCATGGTGTTCTGACAGAACTGGTCACTTCGGCGCCTGTTGAGTCACCTGAGCACTGA
- a CDS encoding acetyl-CoA C-acetyltransferase, with protein sequence MSSGNGTTSVIVAGARTPMGRLLGSLKSFSGADLGGFAIKAALDRAGIGGDQVQYVIMGQVLQAGAGQIPARQAAVKAGIPMNVPALTINKVCLSGLDAIALADQLIRAGEFDVIVAGGQESMTNAPHLLPKSREGYKYGAVQVLDAMAHDGLTDAFENIAMGESTEKHNTRLGIARPEQDEIAALSHQRAAAAQKNGVFEAEITPVEIPQRKGDPVLFSKDEGIRGDTTAESLGKLRPAFAKDGTITAGSSSQISDGAAAVVVMSKAKAQELGLDWIAEIGAHGNVAGPDNSLQSQPSNAILHALKKEGLEVSDLDLIEINEAFAAVAVQSMKDLGVSSEKVNVNGGAIALGHPIGMSGARLVLHLALELKRRGGGVGAAALCGGGGQGDALIVRVPKA encoded by the coding sequence ATGTCTTCTGGAAACGGCACGACGTCCGTCATCGTCGCGGGTGCCCGTACCCCGATGGGACGGCTGCTGGGCTCGCTGAAGTCGTTCTCCGGAGCCGACCTCGGCGGCTTCGCCATCAAGGCCGCCCTCGACCGTGCGGGGATCGGTGGCGACCAGGTCCAGTACGTGATCATGGGCCAGGTGCTCCAGGCCGGGGCGGGGCAGATCCCGGCGCGCCAGGCCGCGGTCAAGGCCGGCATCCCCATGAACGTCCCGGCGCTCACCATCAACAAGGTGTGTCTGTCCGGCCTCGACGCCATCGCCCTCGCGGACCAGCTGATCCGCGCCGGCGAGTTCGACGTGATCGTCGCCGGTGGTCAGGAGTCCATGACCAACGCGCCCCACCTGCTGCCCAAGTCCCGTGAGGGCTACAAGTACGGCGCGGTGCAGGTGCTCGACGCGATGGCGCACGACGGCCTGACCGACGCCTTCGAGAACATCGCCATGGGCGAGTCCACGGAGAAGCACAACACCCGTCTCGGCATCGCCCGCCCCGAGCAGGACGAGATCGCCGCCCTGTCCCACCAGCGTGCCGCAGCCGCCCAGAAGAACGGCGTCTTCGAGGCCGAGATCACCCCGGTCGAGATCCCGCAGCGCAAGGGCGACCCGGTCCTGTTCAGCAAGGACGAGGGCATCCGCGGCGACACCACCGCCGAGTCGCTCGGCAAGCTGCGTCCCGCGTTCGCCAAGGACGGCACGATCACGGCCGGCTCCAGCTCGCAGATCTCCGACGGCGCCGCCGCGGTCGTCGTCATGAGCAAGGCCAAGGCCCAGGAGCTCGGCCTGGACTGGATCGCCGAGATCGGCGCCCACGGCAATGTCGCGGGCCCCGACAACTCGCTGCAGTCCCAGCCGTCCAACGCCATCCTGCACGCCCTGAAGAAGGAGGGCCTGGAGGTCTCCGACCTCGACCTGATCGAGATCAACGAGGCCTTCGCCGCCGTCGCGGTGCAGTCAATGAAGGACCTCGGCGTGTCATCGGAAAAGGTGAACGTCAACGGTGGTGCCATCGCCCTGGGCCACCCGATCGGCATGTCCGGTGCCCGGCTCGTGCTGCACCTGGCCCTGGAGCTGAAGCGGCGCGGCGGCGGCGTCGGCGCGGCCGCGCTGTGCGGTGGCGGCGGTCAGGGTGACGCGCTGATCGTGCGGGTACCGAAGGCCTGA
- the meaB gene encoding methylmalonyl Co-A mutase-associated GTPase MeaB, with translation MQDVSTLVAQAREGRPRAVARLISLVEGASPQLREVMAALAPLTGNAYVVGLTGSPGVGKSTSTSALVTAYRKQGKRVGVLAVDPSSPFSGGALLGDRVRMSDHASDPGVYIRSMATRGHLGGLAWAAPQAIRVLDAAGCDVILVETVGVGQSEVEIASQADTSVVLLAPGMGDGIQAAKAGILEIGDVYVVNKADRDGADATARELNHMLGLGESRGPGDWRPPIVKTVAARGEGVDEVVEALEKHRAWMEERGVLAERRRARAAREVETIAVTALRERIADLHGDRRLGALAERITAGELDPYRAADELVEGLTRT, from the coding sequence ATGCAGGACGTCTCCACCCTGGTGGCCCAGGCCAGGGAAGGCCGGCCGCGGGCCGTGGCCCGGCTGATCTCCCTCGTGGAGGGGGCGTCCCCGCAGCTGCGGGAGGTCATGGCGGCACTGGCCCCGCTGACCGGCAACGCCTACGTCGTCGGTCTGACCGGGTCCCCGGGCGTGGGCAAGTCGACGTCGACCTCCGCGCTCGTCACGGCCTACCGCAAGCAGGGGAAGCGGGTCGGCGTCCTGGCCGTCGACCCGTCCTCGCCCTTCTCCGGAGGGGCGCTGCTCGGCGACCGGGTCCGGATGTCGGACCACGCCTCCGACCCCGGCGTCTACATCCGGTCCATGGCGACCCGGGGGCATCTCGGCGGCCTCGCCTGGGCCGCCCCGCAGGCCATCCGCGTCCTCGACGCGGCCGGCTGCGACGTGATCCTGGTGGAGACCGTCGGCGTGGGTCAGTCGGAGGTGGAGATCGCCTCCCAGGCCGACACCTCCGTCGTCCTCCTCGCCCCCGGCATGGGCGACGGCATCCAGGCCGCGAAGGCGGGCATCCTGGAGATCGGCGACGTCTACGTCGTCAACAAGGCGGACCGCGACGGCGCCGACGCCACCGCCCGCGAGCTCAACCACATGCTGGGCCTCGGCGAGTCCCGCGGCCCCGGCGACTGGCGCCCGCCCATCGTCAAGACGGTCGCCGCCCGCGGCGAGGGCGTCGACGAGGTCGTGGAGGCCCTGGAGAAGCACCGCGCCTGGATGGAGGAGCGGGGCGTCCTGGCCGAGCGCCGGCGCGCCCGCGCCGCCCGCGAGGTGGAGACCATCGCCGTCACCGCCCTTCGCGAACGCATCGCCGACCTGCACGGCGACCGCCGTCTCGGCGCCCTCGCGGAGCGGATCACGGCCGGCGAACTCGACCCGTACCGCGCGGCGGACGAACTGGTGGAGGGCCTGACGCGCACCTAG
- a CDS encoding MFS transporter: MPASYAHVLRLPHARTTFAAALLGRLSYGIVPLSLMLAVTRTSGSFTVAGAVMALFSATSVFLSPARAALIDRHGPRRALVPMTAAYAGLLGLLTAVVWRPGAAPPLVVGAVAAAAGACTPPLGPAMRAVWGRIAPDPDLLRRAYSLDAVAEELLFVTGPLLVGLVVALAPPAVGIAAGAALITAGAAGFVLSPVVRSVRPERAGAKEHEGGRGRVLRTIRRPVLAALGVGLALGAVDLLVVAFAEGHGPGGGGAAWPLAALSAGSAVGGLLNGAVSWRTSAGVRLPLLTAGLGLAVLLAGLATGLGTLTAVMAAAGFFVAPALTTAYLLADAAAPAHARVRAGAWVNTAVNAGSTAGTAGAGVLAGLLPTGWCLAATGAATLLVAGTVARGATRRGDAPRPVGDGVRAAKTS; this comes from the coding sequence ATGCCTGCCTCCTACGCGCACGTGCTGCGCCTGCCCCATGCCCGGACGACCTTCGCCGCCGCCCTGCTGGGCCGGCTGTCGTACGGGATCGTTCCCCTGTCCTTGATGCTCGCCGTGACCCGGACCAGCGGGTCCTTCACGGTGGCGGGCGCCGTGATGGCGCTGTTCTCCGCGACGAGCGTCTTCCTGTCGCCCGCCCGGGCGGCCCTGATCGACCGGCACGGGCCGCGCCGGGCCCTTGTCCCGATGACCGCCGCCTACGCCGGGCTGCTCGGGCTGCTGACGGCCGTCGTCTGGCGGCCGGGTGCCGCCCCGCCGCTCGTCGTGGGCGCCGTGGCCGCCGCGGCCGGGGCCTGTACGCCGCCGCTCGGCCCGGCCATGCGGGCCGTGTGGGGCAGGATCGCCCCCGACCCGGATCTGCTGCGGCGCGCCTACAGCCTGGACGCCGTCGCCGAGGAACTGCTGTTCGTCACGGGCCCGTTGCTCGTCGGCCTCGTCGTCGCCCTCGCCCCGCCGGCCGTCGGCATCGCGGCCGGGGCGGCGCTGATCACGGCGGGCGCGGCCGGCTTCGTCCTGTCGCCCGTGGTGCGGTCGGTACGGCCCGAACGTGCGGGAGCGAAGGAACACGAGGGCGGCCGGGGCCGTGTCCTGCGCACGATCCGGCGGCCCGTGCTCGCCGCCCTGGGCGTCGGGCTCGCGCTCGGCGCCGTCGATCTGCTCGTCGTCGCGTTCGCCGAGGGCCACGGCCCGGGCGGCGGGGGCGCGGCCTGGCCGCTGGCCGCCCTGTCGGCAGGGAGCGCCGTCGGCGGGCTGCTCAACGGCGCGGTGTCCTGGCGTACTTCGGCCGGCGTACGGCTGCCGCTGCTGACGGCCGGTCTCGGCCTCGCGGTGCTGCTCGCGGGCCTGGCGACCGGCCTCGGCACGCTCACGGCGGTCATGGCGGCGGCCGGGTTCTTCGTGGCGCCCGCCCTCACCACGGCCTACCTCCTCGCGGACGCGGCGGCCCCGGCGCATGCCCGGGTGCGGGCCGGCGCCTGGGTCAACACCGCGGTCAACGCGGGCAGTACGGCCGGGACGGCGGGCGCCGGGGTGCTGGCGGGACTCCTGCCGACGGGCTGGTGCCTGGCGGCGACCGGCGCGGCGACCCTGCTGGTGGCCGGGACAGTGGCGAGGGGCGCCACCCGGCGGGGTGACGCCCCTCGACCCGTGGGGGACGGGGTTCGTGCGGCGAAGACGTCCTGA
- a CDS encoding PepSY domain-containing protein, translating to MKRNIVLATVAAAALIGGGTVAAYAGSGDDGASPRQSDIRVADDRDDAPKDDTDDRDDARDDRDDARDDREEAASQARGADVTAAEAIAAALERTPGTAVSAELDDDGSRVWEVTVVKADGTEHDVRVSAGDGKVLSDRRDDDGDDDGRTDLAALKGSTVDAREAAEAAAAKGTVVEIDLDDDGPAVWKAETTKGEWNVDLESGAVTAHHDDTGQDDDRDDRNDRDDD from the coding sequence ATGAAGCGCAACATCGTCCTCGCCACCGTGGCCGCGGCGGCCCTCATCGGCGGCGGCACGGTCGCGGCCTACGCGGGCAGCGGTGACGACGGCGCGTCGCCCCGGCAGTCGGACATCCGGGTCGCCGACGACCGCGACGACGCGCCGAAGGACGACACCGACGACCGGGACGACGCCCGGGACGACCGGGACGACGCCCGTGACGACCGCGAGGAGGCCGCTTCGCAGGCGCGGGGCGCCGATGTCACCGCCGCCGAGGCGATCGCGGCGGCGCTGGAGCGGACGCCGGGCACGGCCGTCTCCGCCGAACTGGACGACGACGGCTCGCGCGTCTGGGAGGTCACCGTCGTGAAGGCCGACGGCACCGAGCACGACGTACGGGTCTCCGCCGGCGACGGCAAGGTCCTGAGCGACCGGCGCGACGACGACGGTGACGACGACGGCCGCACGGACCTCGCCGCGCTGAAGGGCTCCACGGTGGATGCCCGCGAGGCCGCCGAGGCGGCGGCCGCGAAGGGCACCGTCGTCGAGATCGACCTGGACGACGACGGCCCGGCCGTCTGGAAGGCCGAGACCACCAAGGGCGAGTGGAACGTCGACCTCGAGAGCGGCGCGGTGACCGCGCACCACGACGACACGGGCCAGGACGACGACCGCGACGACCGTAACGACCGCGACGACGACTGA
- a CDS encoding response regulator transcription factor encodes MRLLIVEDERRLARSLAKGLTAEGYAVDVVHDGLEGLHLAGEGIHDLVILDIMLPGMNGYRVCAALRAAGHDVPILMLTAKDGEYDEAEGLDTGADDYLTKPFSYVVLVARVKALLRRGRQGAGASPVHVLGDLRVDTAARRVFLGADEVPLTTREFSVLETLVTRPGEVVSKSEILDHVWDFAYDGDPNIVEVYVSALRRKLRPELIRTVRGAGYRLERPETAS; translated from the coding sequence ATGCGCCTGCTGATCGTGGAGGACGAAAGACGCCTGGCCCGGTCCCTCGCCAAGGGCCTGACCGCCGAGGGCTACGCCGTGGACGTCGTCCACGACGGCCTGGAGGGGCTGCACCTGGCCGGCGAGGGGATCCACGACCTCGTGATCCTCGACATCATGCTGCCCGGCATGAACGGCTACCGGGTCTGCGCCGCCCTGCGCGCCGCCGGCCACGACGTGCCCATCCTCATGCTCACCGCCAAGGACGGCGAGTACGACGAGGCGGAGGGCCTGGACACGGGCGCCGACGACTACCTCACCAAGCCGTTCTCGTACGTCGTCCTGGTCGCCCGGGTCAAGGCGCTGCTGCGGCGCGGCCGGCAGGGCGCGGGCGCCTCACCCGTCCACGTCCTCGGCGACCTCAGGGTCGACACGGCCGCCCGCCGGGTCTTCCTCGGCGCCGACGAGGTGCCGCTGACCACCCGGGAGTTCTCGGTGCTGGAGACGCTCGTGACACGGCCCGGCGAGGTGGTGTCCAAGTCGGAGATCCTGGACCACGTCTGGGACTTCGCCTACGACGGCGACCCGAACATCGTCGAGGTGTACGTCAGCGCGCTGCGGCGCAAGCTGCGGCCCGAGCTCATCCGGACCGTCCGGGGCGCCGGGTACCGGCTGGAGCGTCCGGAGACGGCGTCATGA